From one Aquicella lusitana genomic stretch:
- the yidD gene encoding membrane protein insertion efficiency factor YidD: MFTAVLISLIRLYRLAISALLGHCCRFEPTCSTYAMEAIKRHGCLKGCRLMIMRLLRCHPWHPGGMDPVPK, from the coding sequence ATGTTCACGGCTGTCTTAATCAGCCTGATTCGCCTGTATCGCCTTGCTATCAGTGCCTTGCTGGGACATTGTTGCCGATTTGAGCCGACCTGCTCTACTTATGCCATGGAAGCGATCAAACGCCATGGCTGTTTAAAGGGGTGTCGCCTCATGATCATGCGGCTGTTGCGGTGTCATCCATGGCATCCGGGCGGTATGGACCCTGTACCTAAATAA
- the rnpA gene encoding ribonuclease P protein component — protein sequence MLKGGQDSLSKFTRTSRLKTKQEFQFVFAKPGKVAHKYLLALYRPNERSHARLGIIVGKHHIKTAVARNQLRRVIRESFRHHQEALKGLDIIVLVRSECTSLLRSLQGKKILRDDIGNLWQALIKCSRLS from the coding sequence GTGCTAAAGGGCGGGCAAGACTCGCTGTCTAAATTCACCCGTACCAGCAGGCTGAAAACCAAACAGGAATTCCAGTTTGTGTTTGCCAAGCCTGGTAAAGTCGCGCATAAATACTTACTTGCCCTGTACAGGCCTAATGAGCGTTCACATGCGCGATTAGGCATCATTGTTGGCAAGCATCACATCAAAACAGCCGTAGCCAGAAACCAGTTAAGGCGGGTGATTCGCGAAAGCTTCCGGCACCACCAGGAAGCACTAAAAGGGCTTGATATCATTGTACTGGTGCGTTCAGAATGTACGTCCCTCCTGCGCTCTTTGCAGGGCAAAAAAATATTGCGAGATGACATTGGGAACTTATGGCAAGCATTAATAAAATGTTCACGGCTGTCTTAA
- the rpmH gene encoding 50S ribosomal protein L34: protein MKRTYQPSVLKRKRTHGFRARMATKNGRAVLSRRRAKGRARLAV, encoded by the coding sequence ATGAAAAGAACTTATCAACCTAGTGTTTTAAAAAGAAAAAGAACCCACGGATTCCGTGCCCGTATGGCAACCAAAAATGGACGTGCTGTATTGAGCCGGCGTCGTGCTAAAGGGCGGGCAAGACTCGCTGTCTAA
- the pnp gene encoding polyribonucleotide nucleotidyltransferase — protein MTAIKKTFRYGNHTVTLETGTIARQATSAVMVSMDDTVVLVTLVAQESESESRDFFPLTVNYQERTYAAGRVPGGYFKREGKPSEKETLTSRLIDRPLRPLFPKGFNFEVQVIATVMSMNPEINPDIPAMIGAAAVVALSGMPVPSHLAAARVGYQDGQYILNPTIPQLETSQLDMVVAGTENAVLMVESEAKELPESVMLGAVMFAHREMQTVIKVIKEMVSEAGIVPWDWTPRAVNPAVEKRVTELCQADIEKAYQIKDKQERQDTIAKLREQAIEKMLAENAGKAEDEIALEADISYVFNNIERNIVRSRILQGQPRIDGRDTTTVRPISIQVGLLPRTHGSALFTRGETQALVVATLGTERDAQVIDALEGERKENFMLHYNFPPYSVGEVGMVGSPKRREIGHGNLAKRGVAPVLPSQKDFSYVLRVVSEITESNGSSSMATVCGTSLALMDAGVPIKSHVAGVAMGLVKEGDQYAVLTDILGDEDHLGDMDFKVAGTTSGVTALQMDIKIDGITETIMQRALEQAAQGRMHILGIMNQAIHGPRQEMSAYAPRILTMRIPTDKIRDVIGKGGITIRALTEETGTVVDISDDGAVKVAAADLAACEEAIRRIERLTADVVVGNIYEGTVTKLMDFGAIVSILPGKQGLVHISQIANERVAQVSDKLAEGQVVRVKVLEIDRQGRIRLSMKEVEIQSQ, from the coding sequence TTGACTGCAATTAAAAAGACATTTCGTTATGGCAATCATACGGTAACCCTTGAAACAGGGACCATTGCCCGGCAGGCGACTTCTGCTGTTATGGTAAGCATGGATGATACGGTTGTACTGGTGACATTGGTCGCTCAGGAGTCCGAATCAGAAAGCAGAGACTTTTTCCCTCTCACAGTAAACTACCAGGAACGTACTTATGCCGCTGGTCGTGTTCCAGGCGGCTATTTCAAGCGTGAAGGTAAGCCGAGTGAGAAAGAAACCCTTACTTCCCGGTTAATTGACCGGCCTTTACGTCCACTTTTTCCCAAGGGTTTCAATTTTGAAGTTCAGGTCATTGCAACGGTGATGTCCATGAACCCGGAAATTAACCCGGATATTCCCGCCATGATTGGTGCGGCCGCTGTTGTAGCGCTTTCTGGGATGCCCGTTCCAAGCCATTTGGCGGCTGCGCGGGTAGGCTATCAGGATGGGCAATATATTTTAAACCCCACTATTCCCCAGTTGGAAACGTCTCAATTGGATATGGTGGTAGCTGGCACCGAAAATGCCGTGCTGATGGTCGAATCAGAAGCTAAAGAATTGCCCGAATCCGTCATGCTGGGTGCAGTGATGTTTGCACACCGTGAAATGCAGACGGTGATCAAGGTCATCAAGGAAATGGTCAGTGAAGCTGGTATCGTTCCGTGGGACTGGACGCCGCGAGCTGTGAATCCGGCCGTTGAAAAACGGGTGACCGAACTGTGTCAGGCTGATATTGAAAAGGCTTATCAAATTAAGGACAAACAGGAGCGTCAGGATACCATTGCCAAATTGCGCGAGCAGGCGATTGAGAAGATGCTGGCCGAAAACGCAGGCAAGGCAGAAGATGAAATTGCGCTGGAAGCCGATATCAGCTATGTGTTCAATAACATTGAGCGCAATATTGTGCGCAGCCGTATCCTGCAAGGTCAACCACGCATAGATGGTCGAGACACAACCACGGTTCGACCGATTTCCATCCAGGTGGGATTATTACCGCGTACACATGGCTCGGCCCTGTTTACACGTGGCGAAACCCAGGCGCTAGTCGTGGCGACGTTGGGCACCGAACGGGATGCACAAGTCATTGATGCGTTGGAAGGCGAACGCAAAGAAAACTTTATGCTGCATTACAACTTTCCGCCCTATTCGGTGGGCGAAGTCGGTATGGTGGGCAGTCCGAAACGGCGTGAAATCGGCCATGGTAATTTGGCGAAACGCGGTGTGGCACCTGTGCTGCCTTCACAGAAAGATTTTTCTTATGTTTTGCGTGTGGTGTCTGAAATTACCGAATCGAATGGTTCCAGTTCCATGGCAACCGTTTGCGGCACGAGCCTTGCACTCATGGATGCCGGTGTGCCGATCAAGTCCCATGTGGCGGGCGTGGCCATGGGTCTTGTGAAGGAAGGCGACCAGTACGCTGTGCTTACCGATATTCTGGGTGATGAAGATCATCTTGGCGATATGGACTTTAAAGTCGCCGGTACCACAAGTGGTGTAACCGCATTGCAAATGGATATCAAAATTGACGGTATTACTGAAACGATCATGCAGCGCGCGCTTGAGCAGGCTGCTCAGGGTCGTATGCATATTCTGGGCATCATGAACCAGGCTATTCATGGCCCACGTCAGGAAATGTCCGCTTATGCGCCGCGCATTTTAACCATGCGCATTCCAACCGATAAAATCCGTGATGTAATCGGTAAAGGCGGCATCACTATCCGAGCGCTGACAGAAGAAACTGGCACCGTGGTGGATATCAGTGATGACGGCGCAGTCAAAGTGGCAGCTGCTGATCTTGCTGCCTGCGAAGAAGCCATCCGTCGTATCGAGCGCCTGACAGCTGATGTCGTGGTCGGCAATATCTATGAAGGTACTGTGACCAAGCTTATGGATTTCGGCGCCATTGTCAGCATACTACCTGGTAAACAGGGACTGGTGCATATCTCCCAGATTGCCAATGAGCGCGTCGCGCAAGTGAGCGATAAACTGGCTGAAGGTCAAGTAGTCAGAGTGAAAGTACTTGAAATCGATCGCCAGGGACGAATCCGCTTGAGCATGAAGGAAGTCGAAATACAAAGTCAGTAA
- the rpsO gene encoding 30S ribosomal protein S15, with product MSLTTAAKAQIVKTFKQSKNDTGSPEVQIALLTARINTLTEHLKVHKHDFHTRFGLTKLVSQRRRLMRYLKGKDLQRYQHVIKELDIRG from the coding sequence ATGTCGTTAACAACCGCTGCCAAGGCGCAGATTGTCAAAACATTCAAGCAAAGCAAGAACGATACAGGCTCGCCCGAAGTGCAGATTGCGCTGCTTACCGCGCGTATTAATACTTTAACAGAACATCTGAAAGTGCATAAACACGATTTTCATACCCGTTTCGGTTTGACCAAGCTAGTTAGCCAGCGCCGCAGACTGATGCGTTATCTGAAGGGCAAGGATTTACAGCGTTATCAGCATGTAATCAAAGAGTTAGATATACGTGGCTAA